In a single window of the Enoplosus armatus isolate fEnoArm2 chromosome 15, fEnoArm2.hap1, whole genome shotgun sequence genome:
- the iars2 gene encoding isoleucine--tRNA ligase, mitochondrial isoform X2: MLLCRVSAVSQTLARWARRSHRGGGLLHHRALSFGSSRCHGVSSGEGSAQPAETGSPPGRYRDTVLLPQTEFPMKLTGQKLLDRELEIQQECGFADLYSWQRERKAKKEFCLHDGPPYANGDPHVGHALNKILKDIRNRFEMLRGRQVHYIPGWDCHGLPIELKALGELGTSGLAPLQIRQKAREFAEGAIARQRAAFQRWGVMADWDQCYYTYDGSYEAAQLKVFQQMHSKGLIYKDYKPVFWSPSSRTALAEAELEYNPEHVSRAVYATFPLTALPPKIASEAAGLESVSVLVWTTQPWTIPANQAVCYMPNAQYSVVKRADSSQLLLVATERTASVAALLGTELESVGTFTGSQLEGGICTHPTIPDKEVPLLPANHVTMGKGTGLVHTAPAHGMEDYSVASQFKLSVECMVDEDGKFTDLAGPELQNLSVMTEGTDKVISMLKERGALVKEEQCVHSYPYDWRTKQPVVIRPSQQWFINTASLKDKAKEALQKVRILPESARGSLLAMLDRRTYWCISRQRSWGVPIPVFYHRETGEALVNKHTVSHIAELFKEKGSDCWWELPIETLLPAEVLKKSKAGPVADYVRGEDVLDIWFDSGASWAAVLEESDPRADAYVEGKDQIGGWFQSSLLTSVAVRNKAPYKSLVVHGFAVSEKGEKMSKSLGNVVDPDAVINGGKDPSMPAHGADALRWWVAESNVFSEVQIGPAALSSARDSIGKLRNTLKFLLGNLQGFDPRVQAVDPKEMHYIDQYMLHLLREYSIKVTDAYSEFDAGRVIRVLQAFITRDLSSFYFSIIKDRLYSDPEDSLGRRSCQTALEEILDGVTRSVAPILPHLAEEVYLHAPGHDKGETLFKSGWIKSSSVWRRPGLEEAVEGACAIRDSFLSSIPGKNAAQYDLTIAIEPGLLFELMESLQEKPTSTSSQLAELMMVARVNLASELPRDLPPDALLSHGTFLINLEGGVIREDSAYSIAVVPTSAARCPRCRRYTAETADCLCPRCLNVVSQAH, from the exons ATGCTGCTGTGCCGGGTATCGGCAGTAAGCCAGACGCTCGCCAGATGGGCACGGAGGTCACACCGGGGAGGCGGCCTCCTCCACCACCGTGCTCTCTCCTTCGGCTCCAGCCGCTGTCATGGGGTCAGTTCCGGGGAAGGCAGCGCTCAGCCCGCAGAGACAGGCTCTCCTCCGGGACGGTACCGAGACACAGTGCTCCTTCCCCAGACCGAGTTCCCAATGAAACTGACCGGACAGAAGCTGCTGGACCGAGAACTCGAGATCCAGCAG GAGTGTGGCTTTGCAGATTTGTACtcctggcagagagagaggaaggccAAGAAGGAGTTCTGTCTTCATGATGGACCCCCGTATGCCAATGGAGACCCTCATGTAGGACATGCACTCAATAAG ATCCTGAAAGATATCCGTAACCGCTTTGAGATGCTGAGGGGGCGGCAGGTCCACTACATCCCAGGCTGGGACTGCCACGGCCTGCCCATCGAGCTGAAGGCTCTGGGGGAGTTGGGGACCAGCGGCCTCGCCCCGCTGCAGATCAGACAGAAAG CGCGGGAGTTCGCCGAGGGGGCCATCGCTCGGCAGAGGGCTGCCTTCCAGCGCTGGGGCGTGATGGCCGACTGGGACCAGTGCTACTACACGTACGACGGCTCCTATGAGGCGGCTCAGCTGAAGGTCTTCCAGCAAATGCACAGCAAG GGGCTCATCTATAAAGACTACAAGCCGGTCTTCTGGTCTCCGTCATCAAG AACAGCCCTGGCCGAGGCAGAGTTGGAGTACAATCCCGAGCACGTGAGCAGAGCCGTCTACGCCACATTCCCCCTGACCGCCCTGCCACCTAAGATAGCCTCAGAAGCAG CGGGCCTGGAAAGCGTCTCCGTGCTGGTGTGGACCACCCAGCCTTGGACCATTCCCGCCAACCAGGCCGTCTGCTACATGCCCAACGCCCA GTACTCGGTGGTGAAGAGGGCGGACAGCTCTCAGCTGCTCTTAGTGGCCACTGAGCGCACGGCCAGCGTGGCAGCACTGCTGGGCACAGAGCTGGAGAGTGTAGGCACCTTCACAG GCTCCCAACTCGAGGGCGGGATCTGCACACATCCCACAATTCCTGACAAGGAAGTGCCGCTGCTGCCGGCCAATCACGTGACTATGGGAAAAGGAACGGGGCTGGTCCACACAGCACCAGCCCACGGCATGGAGGACTACAGTGTGGCTTCACAGTTTAAACTGTCCGTG GAGTGCATGGTGGACGAGGATGGCAAGTTCACCGACCTGGCCGGCCCTGAGCTCCAGAATCTGTCTGTGATGACGGAAGGCACTGACAAAG tgattTCCATGCTGAAGGAGCGCGGGGCTCTGGTGAAGGAGGAGCAGTGTGTCCACAGTTACCCGTATGACTGGAGGACGAAGCAGCCTGTCGTTATCAGGCCCAGTCAACAGTGGTTCATCAACACGGCCTCCCTTAAAGACAAGGCCAAG gaGGCACTGCAGAAGGTGCGCATTTTGCCGGAGTCGGCGAGAGGCAGCCTGCTGGCCATGCTGGACAGACGGACATACTGGTGCATCTCCAGACAGCGAAGCTGGGGCGTCCCAATCCCAGTCTTCTACCACAGAGAGACCGGAGAGGCTCTCGTCAACAA acacactgtGTCCCACATAGCAGAGCTCTTCAAAGAGAAGGGCAGCGACTGTTGGTGGGAGCTTCCCATCGAGACTCTGCTGCCGGCAGAGGTGCTCAAGAAG agtaaAGCAGGCCCAGTGGCTGACTACGTCCGTGGAGAAGACGTCCTAGACATCTGGTTTGACAGCGGAGCATCGTGGGCTGCCGTGCTGGAAG AGTCAGACCCCCGGGCAGATGCATATGTTGAAGGAAAGGACCAGATTGGAGGCTGGTTTCAGTCCTCTCTGCTCACCAGCGTAGCCGTTAGGAACAAGGCGCCTTACAA GTCTCTGGTGGTCCACGGCTTTGCTGTCAGCGAGAAGGGAGAGAAGATGTCCAAGTCTCTGGGGAATGTGGTGGATCCTGACGCAGTGATTAACGGAGGGAAG GACCCCAGTATGCCTGCGCACGGGGCAGACGCGCTGCGTTGGTGGGTGGCGGAGTCCAACGTCTTCTCCGAGGTCCAGATCGGACCCGCCGCGCTCAGCTCGGCCAGAGACAGCATCGGCAAG TTGAGGAACACTCTGAAGTTCCTGCTCGGCAACCTGCAGGGCTTCGACCCCCGCGTGCAGGCTGTGGACCCCAAAGAGATGCACTACATTGATCAGTACATGTTGCACCTGCTCCGCGAGTACAGCATCAAG GTGACAGACGCCTACAGTGAGTTCGATGCCGGCAGGGTCATCCGCGTCCTCCAAGCCTTCATCACCAGAGACCTTTCCAGCTTTTACTTCAGCATCATCAAAGACAG GTTGTACAGTGACCCAGAGGACTCGCTGGGCCGAAGATCATGCCAGACCGCTTTAGAGGAAATTCTGGATGGCGTGACCAGATCCGTAGCTCCCATCCTGCCACACCTGGCTGAAGAGGTCTACCTCCACGCGCCAGGACATGACA AAGGGGAGACGTTGTTCAAGAGCGGCTGGATCAAAAGCAGTTCTGTGTGGCGGCGACCGGGATTGGAGGAGGCGGTGGAAGGGGCGTGTGCCATCAGGGATTCCTTCCTGTCTTCCATTCCAGGCAAAAATGCAGCTCAGTACGACCTCACCATTGCCATTGAACCCGGCTTGCTGTTTGAGCTCATGGAG TCTCTCCAAGAAAaacccacctccacctcctctcagCTGGCCGAGCTGATGATGGTAGCGCGGGTCAACCTGGCCAGCGAGCTACCCCGCGACCTGCCCCCAGATGCCCTGCTGAGCCACGGCACCTTCCTCATCAACCTGGAGG GTGGTGTTATTCGCGAGGACAGCGCCTACAGCATAGCAGTGGTGCCCACTTCTGCTGCCCGGTGCCCGCGGTGCCGCCGCTACACCGCAGAGACAGCCGACTGCCTGTGCCCCCGCTGCCTCAACGTCGTTTCCCAGGCCCACTGA
- the iars2 gene encoding isoleucine--tRNA ligase, mitochondrial isoform X1 codes for MLLCRVSAVSQTLARWARRSHRGGGLLHHRALSFGSSRCHGVSSGEGSAQPAETGSPPGRYRDTVLLPQTEFPMKLTGQKLLDRELEIQQECGFADLYSWQRERKAKKEFCLHDGPPYANGDPHVGHALNKILKDIRNRFEMLRGRQVHYIPGWDCHGLPIELKALGELGTSGLAPLQIRQKAREFAEGAIARQRAAFQRWGVMADWDQCYYTYDGSYEAAQLKVFQQMHSKGLIYKDYKPVFWSPSSRTALAEAELEYNPEHVSRAVYATFPLTALPPKIASEAAGLESVSVLVWTTQPWTIPANQAVCYMPNAQYSVVKRADSSQLLLVATERTASVAALLGTELESVGTFTGSQLEGGICTHPTIPDKEVPLLPANHVTMGKGTGLVHTAPAHGMEDYSVASQFKLSVECMVDEDGKFTDLAGPELQNLSVMTEGTDKVISMLKERGALVKEEQCVHSYPYDWRTKQPVVIRPSQQWFINTASLKDKAKEALQKVRILPESARGSLLAMLDRRTYWCISRQRSWGVPIPVFYHRETGEALVNKHTVSHIAELFKEKGSDCWWELPIETLLPAEVLKKSKAGPVADYVRGEDVLDIWFDSGASWAAVLEEETEEDTEEPKSRLSWLPAPLRKPLATESDPRADAYVEGKDQIGGWFQSSLLTSVAVRNKAPYKSLVVHGFAVSEKGEKMSKSLGNVVDPDAVINGGKDPSMPAHGADALRWWVAESNVFSEVQIGPAALSSARDSIGKLRNTLKFLLGNLQGFDPRVQAVDPKEMHYIDQYMLHLLREYSIKVTDAYSEFDAGRVIRVLQAFITRDLSSFYFSIIKDRLYSDPEDSLGRRSCQTALEEILDGVTRSVAPILPHLAEEVYLHAPGHDKGETLFKSGWIKSSSVWRRPGLEEAVEGACAIRDSFLSSIPGKNAAQYDLTIAIEPGLLFELMESLQEKPTSTSSQLAELMMVARVNLASELPRDLPPDALLSHGTFLINLEGGVIREDSAYSIAVVPTSAARCPRCRRYTAETADCLCPRCLNVVSQAH; via the exons ATGCTGCTGTGCCGGGTATCGGCAGTAAGCCAGACGCTCGCCAGATGGGCACGGAGGTCACACCGGGGAGGCGGCCTCCTCCACCACCGTGCTCTCTCCTTCGGCTCCAGCCGCTGTCATGGGGTCAGTTCCGGGGAAGGCAGCGCTCAGCCCGCAGAGACAGGCTCTCCTCCGGGACGGTACCGAGACACAGTGCTCCTTCCCCAGACCGAGTTCCCAATGAAACTGACCGGACAGAAGCTGCTGGACCGAGAACTCGAGATCCAGCAG GAGTGTGGCTTTGCAGATTTGTACtcctggcagagagagaggaaggccAAGAAGGAGTTCTGTCTTCATGATGGACCCCCGTATGCCAATGGAGACCCTCATGTAGGACATGCACTCAATAAG ATCCTGAAAGATATCCGTAACCGCTTTGAGATGCTGAGGGGGCGGCAGGTCCACTACATCCCAGGCTGGGACTGCCACGGCCTGCCCATCGAGCTGAAGGCTCTGGGGGAGTTGGGGACCAGCGGCCTCGCCCCGCTGCAGATCAGACAGAAAG CGCGGGAGTTCGCCGAGGGGGCCATCGCTCGGCAGAGGGCTGCCTTCCAGCGCTGGGGCGTGATGGCCGACTGGGACCAGTGCTACTACACGTACGACGGCTCCTATGAGGCGGCTCAGCTGAAGGTCTTCCAGCAAATGCACAGCAAG GGGCTCATCTATAAAGACTACAAGCCGGTCTTCTGGTCTCCGTCATCAAG AACAGCCCTGGCCGAGGCAGAGTTGGAGTACAATCCCGAGCACGTGAGCAGAGCCGTCTACGCCACATTCCCCCTGACCGCCCTGCCACCTAAGATAGCCTCAGAAGCAG CGGGCCTGGAAAGCGTCTCCGTGCTGGTGTGGACCACCCAGCCTTGGACCATTCCCGCCAACCAGGCCGTCTGCTACATGCCCAACGCCCA GTACTCGGTGGTGAAGAGGGCGGACAGCTCTCAGCTGCTCTTAGTGGCCACTGAGCGCACGGCCAGCGTGGCAGCACTGCTGGGCACAGAGCTGGAGAGTGTAGGCACCTTCACAG GCTCCCAACTCGAGGGCGGGATCTGCACACATCCCACAATTCCTGACAAGGAAGTGCCGCTGCTGCCGGCCAATCACGTGACTATGGGAAAAGGAACGGGGCTGGTCCACACAGCACCAGCCCACGGCATGGAGGACTACAGTGTGGCTTCACAGTTTAAACTGTCCGTG GAGTGCATGGTGGACGAGGATGGCAAGTTCACCGACCTGGCCGGCCCTGAGCTCCAGAATCTGTCTGTGATGACGGAAGGCACTGACAAAG tgattTCCATGCTGAAGGAGCGCGGGGCTCTGGTGAAGGAGGAGCAGTGTGTCCACAGTTACCCGTATGACTGGAGGACGAAGCAGCCTGTCGTTATCAGGCCCAGTCAACAGTGGTTCATCAACACGGCCTCCCTTAAAGACAAGGCCAAG gaGGCACTGCAGAAGGTGCGCATTTTGCCGGAGTCGGCGAGAGGCAGCCTGCTGGCCATGCTGGACAGACGGACATACTGGTGCATCTCCAGACAGCGAAGCTGGGGCGTCCCAATCCCAGTCTTCTACCACAGAGAGACCGGAGAGGCTCTCGTCAACAA acacactgtGTCCCACATAGCAGAGCTCTTCAAAGAGAAGGGCAGCGACTGTTGGTGGGAGCTTCCCATCGAGACTCTGCTGCCGGCAGAGGTGCTCAAGAAG agtaaAGCAGGCCCAGTGGCTGACTACGTCCGTGGAGAAGACGTCCTAGACATCTGGTTTGACAGCGGAGCATCGTGGGCTGCCGTGCTGGAAG aggagacggaggaggacaCTGAGGAGCCCAAGTCCCGTCTCAGCTGGCTCCCTGCTCCACTTCGCAAACCTCTGGCCACAG AGTCAGACCCCCGGGCAGATGCATATGTTGAAGGAAAGGACCAGATTGGAGGCTGGTTTCAGTCCTCTCTGCTCACCAGCGTAGCCGTTAGGAACAAGGCGCCTTACAA GTCTCTGGTGGTCCACGGCTTTGCTGTCAGCGAGAAGGGAGAGAAGATGTCCAAGTCTCTGGGGAATGTGGTGGATCCTGACGCAGTGATTAACGGAGGGAAG GACCCCAGTATGCCTGCGCACGGGGCAGACGCGCTGCGTTGGTGGGTGGCGGAGTCCAACGTCTTCTCCGAGGTCCAGATCGGACCCGCCGCGCTCAGCTCGGCCAGAGACAGCATCGGCAAG TTGAGGAACACTCTGAAGTTCCTGCTCGGCAACCTGCAGGGCTTCGACCCCCGCGTGCAGGCTGTGGACCCCAAAGAGATGCACTACATTGATCAGTACATGTTGCACCTGCTCCGCGAGTACAGCATCAAG GTGACAGACGCCTACAGTGAGTTCGATGCCGGCAGGGTCATCCGCGTCCTCCAAGCCTTCATCACCAGAGACCTTTCCAGCTTTTACTTCAGCATCATCAAAGACAG GTTGTACAGTGACCCAGAGGACTCGCTGGGCCGAAGATCATGCCAGACCGCTTTAGAGGAAATTCTGGATGGCGTGACCAGATCCGTAGCTCCCATCCTGCCACACCTGGCTGAAGAGGTCTACCTCCACGCGCCAGGACATGACA AAGGGGAGACGTTGTTCAAGAGCGGCTGGATCAAAAGCAGTTCTGTGTGGCGGCGACCGGGATTGGAGGAGGCGGTGGAAGGGGCGTGTGCCATCAGGGATTCCTTCCTGTCTTCCATTCCAGGCAAAAATGCAGCTCAGTACGACCTCACCATTGCCATTGAACCCGGCTTGCTGTTTGAGCTCATGGAG TCTCTCCAAGAAAaacccacctccacctcctctcagCTGGCCGAGCTGATGATGGTAGCGCGGGTCAACCTGGCCAGCGAGCTACCCCGCGACCTGCCCCCAGATGCCCTGCTGAGCCACGGCACCTTCCTCATCAACCTGGAGG GTGGTGTTATTCGCGAGGACAGCGCCTACAGCATAGCAGTGGTGCCCACTTCTGCTGCCCGGTGCCCGCGGTGCCGCCGCTACACCGCAGAGACAGCCGACTGCCTGTGCCCCCGCTGCCTCAACGTCGTTTCCCAGGCCCACTGA
- the iars2 gene encoding isoleucine--tRNA ligase, mitochondrial isoform X3 has protein sequence MLLCRVSAVSQTLARWARRSHRGGGLLHHRALSFGSSRCHGVSSGEGSAQPAETGSPPGRYRDTVLLPQTEFPMKLTGQKLLDRELEIQQECGFADLYSWQRERKAKKEFCLHDGPPYANGDPHVGHALNKILKDIRNRFEMLRGRQVHYIPGWDCHGLPIELKALGELGTSGLAPLQIRQKAREFAEGAIARQRAAFQRWGVMADWDQCYYTYDGSYEAAQLKVFQQMHSKGLIYKDYKPVFWSPSSRTALAEAELEYNPEHVSRAVYATFPLTALPPKIASEAAGLESVSVLVWTTQPWTIPANQAVCYMPNAQYSVVKRADSSQLLLVATERTASVAALLGTELESVGTFTGSQLEGGICTHPTIPDKEVPLLPANHVTMGKGTGLVHTAPAHGMEDYSVASQFKLSVECMVDEDGKFTDLAGPELQNLSVMTEGTDKVISMLKERGALVKEEQCVHSYPYDWRTKQPVVIRPSQQWFINTASLKDKAKEALQKVRILPESARGSLLAMLDRRTYWCISRQRSWGVPIPVFYHRETGEALVNKHTVSHIAELFKEKGSDCWWELPIETLLPAEVLKKVTGPVADYVRGEDVLDIWFDSGASWAAVLEESDPRADAYVEGKDQIGGWFQSSLLTSVAVRNKAPYKSLVVHGFAVSEKGEKMSKSLGNVVDPDAVINGGKDPSMPAHGADALRWWVAESNVFSEVQIGPAALSSARDSIGKLRNTLKFLLGNLQGFDPRVQAVDPKEMHYIDQYMLHLLREYSIKVTDAYSEFDAGRVIRVLQAFITRDLSSFYFSIIKDRLYSDPEDSLGRRSCQTALEEILDGVTRSVAPILPHLAEEVYLHAPGHDKGETLFKSGWIKSSSVWRRPGLEEAVEGACAIRDSFLSSIPGKNAAQYDLTIAIEPGLLFELMESLQEKPTSTSSQLAELMMVARVNLASELPRDLPPDALLSHGTFLINLEGGVIREDSAYSIAVVPTSAARCPRCRRYTAETADCLCPRCLNVVSQAH, from the exons ATGCTGCTGTGCCGGGTATCGGCAGTAAGCCAGACGCTCGCCAGATGGGCACGGAGGTCACACCGGGGAGGCGGCCTCCTCCACCACCGTGCTCTCTCCTTCGGCTCCAGCCGCTGTCATGGGGTCAGTTCCGGGGAAGGCAGCGCTCAGCCCGCAGAGACAGGCTCTCCTCCGGGACGGTACCGAGACACAGTGCTCCTTCCCCAGACCGAGTTCCCAATGAAACTGACCGGACAGAAGCTGCTGGACCGAGAACTCGAGATCCAGCAG GAGTGTGGCTTTGCAGATTTGTACtcctggcagagagagaggaaggccAAGAAGGAGTTCTGTCTTCATGATGGACCCCCGTATGCCAATGGAGACCCTCATGTAGGACATGCACTCAATAAG ATCCTGAAAGATATCCGTAACCGCTTTGAGATGCTGAGGGGGCGGCAGGTCCACTACATCCCAGGCTGGGACTGCCACGGCCTGCCCATCGAGCTGAAGGCTCTGGGGGAGTTGGGGACCAGCGGCCTCGCCCCGCTGCAGATCAGACAGAAAG CGCGGGAGTTCGCCGAGGGGGCCATCGCTCGGCAGAGGGCTGCCTTCCAGCGCTGGGGCGTGATGGCCGACTGGGACCAGTGCTACTACACGTACGACGGCTCCTATGAGGCGGCTCAGCTGAAGGTCTTCCAGCAAATGCACAGCAAG GGGCTCATCTATAAAGACTACAAGCCGGTCTTCTGGTCTCCGTCATCAAG AACAGCCCTGGCCGAGGCAGAGTTGGAGTACAATCCCGAGCACGTGAGCAGAGCCGTCTACGCCACATTCCCCCTGACCGCCCTGCCACCTAAGATAGCCTCAGAAGCAG CGGGCCTGGAAAGCGTCTCCGTGCTGGTGTGGACCACCCAGCCTTGGACCATTCCCGCCAACCAGGCCGTCTGCTACATGCCCAACGCCCA GTACTCGGTGGTGAAGAGGGCGGACAGCTCTCAGCTGCTCTTAGTGGCCACTGAGCGCACGGCCAGCGTGGCAGCACTGCTGGGCACAGAGCTGGAGAGTGTAGGCACCTTCACAG GCTCCCAACTCGAGGGCGGGATCTGCACACATCCCACAATTCCTGACAAGGAAGTGCCGCTGCTGCCGGCCAATCACGTGACTATGGGAAAAGGAACGGGGCTGGTCCACACAGCACCAGCCCACGGCATGGAGGACTACAGTGTGGCTTCACAGTTTAAACTGTCCGTG GAGTGCATGGTGGACGAGGATGGCAAGTTCACCGACCTGGCCGGCCCTGAGCTCCAGAATCTGTCTGTGATGACGGAAGGCACTGACAAAG tgattTCCATGCTGAAGGAGCGCGGGGCTCTGGTGAAGGAGGAGCAGTGTGTCCACAGTTACCCGTATGACTGGAGGACGAAGCAGCCTGTCGTTATCAGGCCCAGTCAACAGTGGTTCATCAACACGGCCTCCCTTAAAGACAAGGCCAAG gaGGCACTGCAGAAGGTGCGCATTTTGCCGGAGTCGGCGAGAGGCAGCCTGCTGGCCATGCTGGACAGACGGACATACTGGTGCATCTCCAGACAGCGAAGCTGGGGCGTCCCAATCCCAGTCTTCTACCACAGAGAGACCGGAGAGGCTCTCGTCAACAA acacactgtGTCCCACATAGCAGAGCTCTTCAAAGAGAAGGGCAGCGACTGTTGGTGGGAGCTTCCCATCGAGACTCTGCTGCCGGCAGAGGTGCTCAAGAAGGTGA CAGGCCCAGTGGCTGACTACGTCCGTGGAGAAGACGTCCTAGACATCTGGTTTGACAGCGGAGCATCGTGGGCTGCCGTGCTGGAAG AGTCAGACCCCCGGGCAGATGCATATGTTGAAGGAAAGGACCAGATTGGAGGCTGGTTTCAGTCCTCTCTGCTCACCAGCGTAGCCGTTAGGAACAAGGCGCCTTACAA GTCTCTGGTGGTCCACGGCTTTGCTGTCAGCGAGAAGGGAGAGAAGATGTCCAAGTCTCTGGGGAATGTGGTGGATCCTGACGCAGTGATTAACGGAGGGAAG GACCCCAGTATGCCTGCGCACGGGGCAGACGCGCTGCGTTGGTGGGTGGCGGAGTCCAACGTCTTCTCCGAGGTCCAGATCGGACCCGCCGCGCTCAGCTCGGCCAGAGACAGCATCGGCAAG TTGAGGAACACTCTGAAGTTCCTGCTCGGCAACCTGCAGGGCTTCGACCCCCGCGTGCAGGCTGTGGACCCCAAAGAGATGCACTACATTGATCAGTACATGTTGCACCTGCTCCGCGAGTACAGCATCAAG GTGACAGACGCCTACAGTGAGTTCGATGCCGGCAGGGTCATCCGCGTCCTCCAAGCCTTCATCACCAGAGACCTTTCCAGCTTTTACTTCAGCATCATCAAAGACAG GTTGTACAGTGACCCAGAGGACTCGCTGGGCCGAAGATCATGCCAGACCGCTTTAGAGGAAATTCTGGATGGCGTGACCAGATCCGTAGCTCCCATCCTGCCACACCTGGCTGAAGAGGTCTACCTCCACGCGCCAGGACATGACA AAGGGGAGACGTTGTTCAAGAGCGGCTGGATCAAAAGCAGTTCTGTGTGGCGGCGACCGGGATTGGAGGAGGCGGTGGAAGGGGCGTGTGCCATCAGGGATTCCTTCCTGTCTTCCATTCCAGGCAAAAATGCAGCTCAGTACGACCTCACCATTGCCATTGAACCCGGCTTGCTGTTTGAGCTCATGGAG TCTCTCCAAGAAAaacccacctccacctcctctcagCTGGCCGAGCTGATGATGGTAGCGCGGGTCAACCTGGCCAGCGAGCTACCCCGCGACCTGCCCCCAGATGCCCTGCTGAGCCACGGCACCTTCCTCATCAACCTGGAGG GTGGTGTTATTCGCGAGGACAGCGCCTACAGCATAGCAGTGGTGCCCACTTCTGCTGCCCGGTGCCCGCGGTGCCGCCGCTACACCGCAGAGACAGCCGACTGCCTGTGCCCCCGCTGCCTCAACGTCGTTTCCCAGGCCCACTGA